The Desulfonatronum thiosulfatophilum genome has a window encoding:
- a CDS encoding DUF503 domain-containing protein, with the protein MIIGLLQLEFRLHGNDSLKGKRKVAQSLKQKLRNKFNVAVSEVEALDEHERLVLAVVAVANEAGRVESRLHKAMSLAEAAAPAEFVRGNTEIFRSSQDPMETRADLLEGGSW; encoded by the coding sequence ATGATCATCGGCCTGCTCCAACTGGAATTTCGCCTGCACGGGAACGACTCTCTCAAGGGCAAGCGCAAGGTGGCGCAAAGCTTGAAGCAGAAACTGCGCAACAAGTTCAATGTCGCCGTGTCCGAAGTGGAGGCGCTGGACGAGCATGAACGCCTGGTGTTGGCCGTGGTTGCGGTTGCCAATGAGGCAGGGCGCGTTGAAAGCCGCTTGCACAAGGCCATGTCGCTGGCTGAGGCTGCCGCGCCGGCGGAATTCGTTCGTGGAAATACGGAAATTTTTCGATCATCGCAGGATCCCATGGAAACCCGTGCGGACCTGCTGGAGGGCGGCTCATGGTAA
- a CDS encoding DHH family phosphoesterase encodes MTVTTKARSEENWASVLKLFREQDHFLVAAHNNPDGDALGSTVALGWILEKLGKTYALYNESAVPERFSWLRFPSPLRNALPAWDPKWYILLDCGDVRRVGSELAGRLPMDRTVNIDHHISNGGFGSINLVEADRSSVGEMIGYLGLDLDIPLSGPLGEAIYLALVTDTGSFSFENTGPRVLELAARIIRHGLNPGTFNARLQNQWRMNRLKLMGDVLRRAKVYNDGRIGMISISEALRREHQATIEDCDDFVDYIRRVKGVRIAASLREDEPRKVKFSLRSSGDVDVEEIASSVGGGGHKNASGGELRNTLEEAEAILVRLIDRYLALEDKNPSSV; translated from the coding sequence ATGACGGTCACCACGAAAGCTAGATCTGAAGAAAACTGGGCAAGTGTTCTGAAGCTCTTCCGGGAGCAGGATCATTTCCTGGTTGCGGCGCACAACAACCCGGACGGCGATGCGCTGGGATCCACGGTGGCTCTGGGATGGATACTGGAGAAACTGGGCAAGACCTATGCCCTGTACAATGAATCCGCCGTGCCCGAGCGTTTTTCGTGGCTGCGTTTCCCCAGTCCTTTGCGAAATGCGCTGCCCGCATGGGATCCGAAATGGTATATCCTGTTGGACTGCGGCGATGTCCGGCGGGTTGGGTCGGAACTGGCCGGACGCCTGCCCATGGACAGGACCGTCAACATTGACCACCATATCAGCAACGGCGGCTTCGGGAGCATCAACCTGGTGGAGGCGGACCGTTCTTCCGTGGGCGAAATGATCGGCTATCTCGGGCTGGATCTGGATATTCCTCTCAGCGGACCGCTTGGCGAGGCGATCTACCTGGCCTTGGTCACCGATACCGGCTCCTTCAGTTTTGAAAATACCGGCCCTCGGGTGCTTGAATTGGCCGCGAGAATAATTCGTCACGGCTTGAACCCCGGGACTTTCAACGCCCGGTTGCAGAATCAATGGCGGATGAACAGATTGAAATTGATGGGCGACGTGCTGCGCAGGGCCAAAGTGTACAATGACGGCCGCATCGGCATGATCTCCATTTCCGAGGCACTGCGCCGGGAACACCAAGCTACCATCGAGGACTGTGACGACTTTGTGGACTACATCCGCCGCGTCAAAGGAGTACGCATCGCCGCCAGCCTGCGGGAGGACGAACCTCGCAAGGTCAAGTTCAGCCTGCGTTCTTCCGGTGATGTCGACGTGGAGGAAATTGCCTCGTCGGTGGGAGGCGGGGGCCACAAGAACGCATCCGGAGGCGAGTTGCGCAACACGCTGGAGGAAGCCGAAGCCATCTTGGTTCGGCTGATCGACCGGTATCTGGCTCTCGAGGACAAGAACCCCTCTTCGGTCTGA
- the rpsO gene encoding 30S ribosomal protein S15 — MSLEDKTRVIEEYRLKDGDTGSPEVQVALLTYRINDLTGHFKTHKKDFHSRTGLLKLVGKRRGLLNYLKNKDVQRYRSLIERLNLRK, encoded by the coding sequence ATGAGTTTAGAAGACAAGACCCGAGTTATCGAGGAATACCGGCTGAAGGACGGTGATACGGGTTCGCCCGAAGTGCAGGTGGCCTTGCTTACCTACCGTATCAACGATCTGACCGGACATTTCAAGACTCACAAGAAAGACTTCCACTCCCGTACCGGCTTGCTGAAGCTGGTCGGAAAACGCAGAGGCTTGCTGAACTACCTGAAGAACAAAGATGTTCAGCGGTACCGCAGCCTTATCGAGCGACTTAATCTGCGCAAGTAG
- the truB gene encoding tRNA pseudouridine(55) synthase TruB: protein MTAARRPAQAHGVLVLNKPTGPTSTYCLEQIKRTLGQKKIGHAGTLDPLAQGVLLVLLGQGTKIAAYLTEGRKQYQGVLRLGVETDTYDVLGKTLRTADCGGLTSAQVQAVVHEWLEHVEQEVPPYSAAKHQGRPLYALSRAGLDVPVKRKSIQIFQVEVMDVDLPLVRFRVECSAGTYIRSLVHSLGIRLQCGAVLEELIRERSHPFGLEQAHGLQTVLETPEAFEQNVIAVQDALPHFARHVLTADLARKVRHGAKVPWNLPGQSVAPEPGARALFLDDQELPLALVELKEVDGQRQWTVLRGLF, encoded by the coding sequence ATGACTGCTGCCCGGCGACCAGCCCAAGCCCATGGCGTCCTTGTCCTGAACAAGCCCACCGGGCCGACTTCCACGTACTGCCTGGAACAGATCAAACGCACCCTGGGGCAGAAGAAGATCGGCCACGCCGGGACGCTCGATCCCCTGGCCCAGGGCGTCCTGCTGGTTCTGTTGGGACAGGGCACCAAGATCGCCGCCTATCTTACGGAGGGGCGAAAGCAGTATCAGGGCGTGTTGCGCTTGGGTGTGGAAACAGATACTTATGATGTTCTGGGAAAGACGTTGCGGACTGCCGACTGCGGCGGGCTGACCTCCGCGCAAGTCCAGGCGGTCGTGCATGAGTGGTTGGAGCACGTCGAGCAGGAGGTGCCGCCGTATTCCGCGGCCAAGCACCAGGGGCGGCCCCTGTATGCCTTGAGTCGGGCCGGGCTGGATGTCCCGGTGAAACGAAAATCAATTCAAATTTTCCAGGTGGAGGTCATGGATGTCGACCTTCCTCTGGTGCGCTTCCGGGTGGAGTGTTCCGCCGGCACCTATATACGTTCCCTGGTCCACAGCCTGGGGATACGCCTGCAGTGCGGGGCCGTGCTGGAAGAATTGATCCGGGAGCGCAGCCATCCCTTCGGCCTTGAGCAGGCCCACGGCTTGCAAACCGTGCTGGAAACGCCGGAGGCATTCGAGCAGAACGTGATCGCGGTGCAGGATGCGCTGCCGCATTTTGCCAGGCATGTTCTCACTGCCGACCTAGCACGGAAGGTTCGCCACGGCGCCAAGGTGCCGTGGAATCTGCCGGGGCAGTCGGTCGCTCCGGAACCGGGTGCACGCGCCCTGTTCCTGGATGACCAGGAACTCCCTCTGGCTTTGGTCGAGCTCAAAGAAGTGGATGGTCAACGACAATGGACAGTGCTTCGCGGTCTTTTTTAA
- the rbfA gene encoding 30S ribosome-binding factor RbfA — translation MVKRGTPSRRSIRLADMIQRELAQMLQEEVQDPRLELVTISGVKLNSDLTVAKVLYTCTDDPVRLEEIADALARAKGYMRALLVKRLDLRTTPELRFERDTFLEDMVYDGHHES, via the coding sequence ATGGTAAAGCGCGGAACTCCGTCCCGGCGATCCATTCGGCTCGCGGACATGATCCAGCGGGAACTGGCCCAGATGCTTCAGGAAGAAGTTCAGGACCCCCGTCTGGAGTTGGTCACGATCAGCGGAGTGAAGCTCAATTCCGATCTGACGGTGGCCAAGGTTTTGTATACCTGTACGGACGATCCGGTCCGGCTGGAAGAAATCGCCGATGCCCTGGCCAGAGCCAAGGGATATATGCGGGCCCTCCTGGTCAAGCGACTGGACCTGCGCACCACTCCGGAATTGCGATTCGAACGGGACACCTTTCTCGAGGACATGGTTTATGACGGTCACCACGAAAGCTAG